The DNA sequence CTTCGATTGCAGGATTTAGTTTGATCAAAAACTCTGTTGCTACTAATAATGGTTTCTTTTTTGTTTCGCTAAAAGAATGGAAAGAACGCGAGCAAGACGTTTTCCAAATCCTCAAAGAGGTAAATGGAAAAGTGGTTTTTGGAATTCCCGAAGCTACTGTTTTTGCCTTTGGACCTCCGCCAATTTCCGGAATTGGAAATGCCGCCGGATTTACAATTATGCTTCAGGACAAAGAAGGACAAACGCCACAATATCTCTATCAAAACGCGCAACGTTTTATGGCAGAGGCTAAAAAACGTCCGGAAATCGGAACCATCCGAACCACTTTTAATCCCAATGTACCACAGATTAGTCTGGATATTGATCGGGAGAAAGTCAGCGAACTTAATCTTTCGTTGTCTGATGTCAATCTTGCTATCGGAGCAAGTTTAGGAGGACAATATATCAATGAGTTCAATAAATTCGGCCGACAGTATATTGTGCTGTTACAGGCTGCGCCAAATTATACCGTAAATCCGGAAGATATCAATAAGATTTTTGTTCGCAGTAAAGACAACAAAATGATTCCAATCTCGAGTATTGCTACGATCCGAAAAGAAAGTGGTCCTGAATTTACAACTCGTTTTAATTTATACCGGGCCGCCGAAGTTGGCGGAACTCCCGCACCGGGATACACCTCAGCGGAAGCCATGGATGCCTTGCAGGAAACCGCCGAGAAAGTATTGCCTTCGGGAATGGGATATCAATGGTCGAATATGAGTTTTCAGGAAAAACAAGCCGAAGGAAAAGGGAATACAGTATTCCTCATGGCATTGCTTTTTGTGTTCTTAATTTTAGCTGCGCAATACGAAAGCTGGAAATTGCCTTTTAGCGTGCTTTTAGGAACTCCTTTTGCCGTTTTCGGCGCTTTTCTGGGACTGTTCCTCTGCCGATTAATCAGTCCCGACTATGTCAATAATGTTTTTGCCCAGATTGGTTTAGTCATGTTAATTGGTTTGGCTGCGAAAAATGCCATTTTGATCGTAGAATTTGCCAAAGAAGAGTATGAAAAAGGAATGCCTGTAAAAGAAGCGGCGCTATATGCCGCCAAACTGCGTTTCCGCCCTATTCTTATGACCGCTTTTGCTTTTATCTTAGGTGTTGTGCCTCTTTTAACCGCTAGTGGTGCCGGAGCTCAAGCCAGAAAGGTAATGGGATTAACGGTTTTCAGCGGTATGCTGGTTGCCACAATTTTGGGAGTTTGTTTGATTCCTGTCTTATTTGTATTTATTGAAAGTTTTGGTAAAAAACCTTCAGAAGAAATTGATGAAACTAAAAAGGAAGAATGATGAAAAATCTAAAATTAGTACTCGTATTACTTGCAATAGCTGTTTTTCCTTATAGCTGTATGGTGGGTCCAAAATATTCAAAACCAGAGCAACCCAAAACCGACAGTTTTCAATTCGGAAACAAAACAACAGACACAACTGCCAATGTAACTACCCTAAAATGGTCCACAATTTTCAATGATGATGTATTGATCGGATTGATTCAGAAAGGGATTCAGAATAATTATGATTTAAAAATTGCTTTAGCACGTCTGGAACAGGCAAAAGCTAATTTAGGCATTGCCAAAGCCGATTTATATCCGTCCTTTCAGTATTCAGGTCAGGTAAATAGCGCCCAGACTTTTCTGCAGCAAACTTCCTTGACCGCCAATATGTCCTGGGAGTTGGATTTTTGGGGGAAATTTCGTCATCAAAACAAAGCGCTACAAAGTGAACTTCTGGCAACTGATGAAGCCCGAAAAGTAGTGCTTTCCACTATTGTCAGCACCATTGCTGTTTCGTATTTTGAATTACGTGATTTCGATAATCAACTGGAAATCACGCAACACACTTTAGAAACCAGACAAAAAGCATATGATATCATTAACGAAAGATTCAAAAGCGGTTATGTTGCGGAATTAGATAAAGTACAAATCGAACAACAGGTCGCAATTGCAGAAGCCAATATTCCATTGATTAAAAGACAGATTACAGCTTTAGAAAACTCCATTTCGGTACTAATAGGCCAGGTTCCCGCTCCTATCGAAAGAGGTAAAACCAACAATGATTTATTGATTTTGTCTACATTTCCGACTTCGGTACCTTCGGCCTTATTAGAAAACCGTCCTGATGTAAAAAGAACGGAACTTTTGTACCGCGCTTCCAACGAAAGAATTGGTGTTGCACAAGCGATGCGGTATCCATCGTTTAATATTGCAGCGCTTGCAGGTTTTGTAAGTCCAACGATTGGTGATTTGTTTACTGATGCTTCTTACCTCCAGAATATTGGAGCCGGCGTTAGTGGACCATTGTTTAACTTTGGAAAAAATAAACGCCGTGTTGAAGTAAACCGCCAGATAGCGGAAGAAAACAAACTGGTTTTTCAGAAAACGTATTTAATAGCCATCTCAGAAGTAGAAAACGCCTTGCAAAACGTAGCCATGTACAAAGAAGAATGGACCGCCCGAAACAGACAAATTGTAGCCGCGCAAAAAAACTACGACTTATCTAACGCCAGATATTACAACGGATATGTTTCATACCTCGAAGTTCTGGACGCCCAACGTTCCTTATTTGAAGCACAATTAAGTCTTTCGCAATTAACCCAGAAACAGTTGAGTTCGATGGTTCTGTTGTATAAAGCACTTGGCGGCGGATGGAATTAGGGCATTGTCTCTTTTGGAAATTTGTGAGATGTTAAAACAAAAAATCACATAACTAAAACACTTATTAACAGCAATTTAAAACGAATCAATACACATAACGCAACAATGTTGCAAATAATAGAGAGAGGTTTTTTCACGCAGATTTAGCAGATATGGCAGATTTTTTTCTTATTCATACAATTGAAATCGGTGTGTTAGTTCAAAAAACATTCGCACAGATCCGCTTAATCTGCTAAATCTGCGTGCTAAAAACTTTGCGGCTCTGCGAGAAAAAAAACACCGCGCATAATCCTTCGACTTCGCTCAGGAGGACAGCTCTGAGTATTTAATAAAACTCTGAAAATCCCAAAATTAAAAGATGAAGAGCTCGCACGCAGATTTGGCAGATTGAGCAGATTTTTTTCTTATTGGTACAATTGAAATCGATGTGTTTGCGCAAAAAACATTCGAACAGATCCGCTTAATCTGCTAAATCTGCGAAAAAAAAACTTTGCGGCTCTGCGAGAAATACAAAACACCGCGCATAGTCCTTCGACTTCGCTCAGGGGGACAGCTCTGAGTATTTAATAAAACCCTGAAAATCCCAAATTAAAAGAAGAAGCTCTCGCACGCAGATTTGGCAGATTGAGCAGATTTTTTTCTTATTGGTACAATTGAAATCGATGTGTTTGCGCAAAAAACATTCGAACAGATCCGCTTAATCTGCTAAATCTGCGAGAAAAAAACTTTGCGGCTCTGCGAGAAATACAAAACACCGCGCATAATCCTTCGACTTCGCTCAGGAGGACAGCTCTGAGTATTTAATAAAACCCTGAAAATCCCAAATTAAAAGAAGAACATCTCGCACGCAGATTTGGCAGATTTTCTTCTTATTACACAATTGAAATCGATGTGTTTGCGCAAAAAACATTCGCACAGATCCGCTAAATCTGCTAAATCTGCGTGCAAAAAAACTTTGCGTAACCCTTCGACTTCGCTCAGGGGGACAGCTTCAAGTATTTAATTAAAAGCGGAAACTCTTAAAATCAAAATAAGCATTCGAGAATTCTTACTACTGCCTGGAATCCAAAAAACAAAAAAAAGAGTGCATTTCATGATGAAACGCACTCTTTTTTATAAAATCTTAGTATCTAAGAAACTTAGCTTCTCAGACTAGCAATACTCGTTAAACGCGTCTTGCAAGTTTTCCGCGATCAATTCAGCTGGACGGCCTTCAATATGGTGACGCTCTAACATGTGAACCAATTCTCCGTTTTTGAACAAAGCCATACTTGGCGATGATGGAGGAAAAGGAAACATATGTTGTCTTGCAGCATCAACCGCTTCTTTGTCAACACCAGCAAAAACGGTGATCAAATGATCCGGTTTTTTAGCTCCTTCTAAACTCATTTTTGCTCCCGGACGTGCATTTCTTGCAGCACAACCACAAACAGAGTTTACAACAACCAAAGTGGTACCTTCAGCTTTAATAGCATTATCAACAGCGTCAGCACTATGTAAATCTTGAAAACCTGCAGCAGTAAGTTCAGCCTGCATTGGTTTTACCATTTCTTCTGGATACATATTTTTATTTTTTAAATTTTACTTTTGAACTGCAAAGTTACAAAGTTTAGCGGCAACTACTTAATTTGAGGTATAAAGTTTTGTTATAGTTCGATTGTTATTTCCTAAACTTCACTTGGTACGGATAGGTTTCATAAACGGTATTATCTTCATTTATCGTAAATCCTTTAGCAGCATCTTCTTTTGCGCTATCAATTAATGCCACGACCTCTACTCTGGATTTCCCTTGTTTCAGCCAACAAATGGCTTTATAATACTTTACATCCGAAAATTCAGGGTAAATCTTCAGTGCTTTATCAAAAACGGCAATTGCTTCGTCCCACTTCTTCAATTCATATTTGGCAATTCCTTGGTAAAAATAGGCTGTCGGATGTTCTAATTGCTGCCTGTTAGTATAAATATCATCTACATAGTCACCTATAATTTTTTCGGCTTTTTCATATTCATTCAACTGTAAGTAACAAAGTCCAATATAAAAACGATACGAATGGTCCATTCTGTACCCGTTACCATACAGTTTGATACATTCCTCAAAATCGGCGATTGCTTCTTTGTAATTCTTTGAAAAGATGCATTTCATAAAACCACGATAGGGTAGCCATTCTTGTTTATCATACAAAACGGCTTTGTCTAAAAATGTCATTCCTACTTCATACTTTCTACATTTAAAATAGGGCATCGCCTTTTGCTGCCATAATTGAGCAACTGTGCTGTCTTTTTTCAAACCTTCATCGAGGCAATTTTGCCATTCGGTCATTTCAAAAATGTAGTTGTGTTTTTCGGCTCCATTCGTCAAAAATTCTTCTATAATAGCATCATGTGCTTTGTTTACAGAAACTTGCCCAAAGGACAAAAGGGTAAAAAGGAAACTTAGTCCTAAAATGGTATTTTTCAAAGTTTATTGGTTTTGGTTGTATTTATTTGAAAGAAAAATCAACCCAAATAACGCTTTAATAAATGGTGTTTTGGGGCACTTTAAAATAACTTTAACATCTTGAATTAATGTCGTTTCTTCATCCAAAAATTTAAAAATAAAAACCGGATTTCCTTTTTTGAATAGGGCAGAAAAAATACGATTCCCTAGTTCATTATGGCGATAGAGAATATCCAGCAACAACAGATCGTAAAACCAAAATCGGCTCTTTTTATGAAAATCTTTCATTTTCAATGAAGTGGAAGGATTATCTAACAAAAATGCCACCAGTTCCGTTGATTTTTTATCCGAATTTTTAAATGTATATCCTGTACTCGCCTTTGTCCATCCGCCGGCAGTACCGATATTAAGCACTCGTTTGGTATTTCGCTCCCAAAAAGGAAAACAGGTCATTGGAATACTTCCCTGCTCCTTTTCCAGAATTTCATACGCAGTTGCGCCTAAATTCTTTAAATAGTTTTGAATCTCCTTTTCATACTCTTCTTCCGGAAGTAATTTCTCCGAAAATAGTGTATACTCAACCAAGGCCTCTGTTTTTGATATTGGCAAAACATACATAAAACGGGTATTCTCTTTTTGTTCTACCGAGAAATCCATAAAAGTAACTTGCTCCGGATTGAAGATCTCCGATTCGCTCTTGACCAGCCAACCTATAAAATGCTGTTGCAAAACGGCATATTGGGATTGATTTTCAGCAAAAGCTTTAGTGTAAATGCTATTGAATAAGTGACTGCAAGTGTAGCTGTTATCTTCTGTACCAACATAAACATGGGTATCGAGTTCGTTGATATCGGTTACTTTATCTGTTAAAAAAGTAATGTTTGATTCTTTTAAAAGAGCTTTCAAAACAAAGCTATAAAAATCCAAACCTCTAATCTGATTGTACTGATAAGGACGAAGGTCTAAATCGCGTTTAAAATCCTGATTGGCAAACAAAGCAGCATCCCACTTTTTTGAAATAACCGAATCCCAAATCGTTTCCTCCTCCGACCAAAAACACCAGGTTCTGTCATTGGATTGTTTTGAACTTGCATCTAACAACAAAATCGATTTGGTGCTGAATTTACCGGACAAAACCATTTTATAAACCGTCATTAAAGCCGAGAGACCTGTTCCGGTGAAAATGTAGTCGAAATGTTTGATTTGTGAGGAATGCATGTTCAAAAATAAGAAATTTTATTCTTTTGCTATTTCTAAAAACAGTTTAAAATCCGCCTCATTTAAGTAGCTGTTATACTGGAGAATGATTTCATTATTCGCATTCAAAACACACAAAACCGGATACGCAATTTGTTTATTAATCGTTCCTAACTGAACGGCCAGCTCGTTTATGCCCACATTATTACCCGAGGGCCGGTATTTGAAAACCTGATTATTAAACGAAATGTCTCTTTTTTCTTCTGCATTCAAATCAATAAAATAAAAATCCGAATTCAACTTGTCTATGATTTCGTGATTGTTGAAGGTCATACTTTTCATTCGCTGACAAAACTGACACCAATCGGTATGGATAAAAACAATCACATTTTTCTTTTGAATTTGCTGCAAGCTGTCAATCGCCTCAAACGGAGTGCTTTTGAGCTGGCAGAATCCTGTTGAAGTAATTCCAAGGAAGAAGATAATAAGGGTCAGCTTTCCCATTTTGGTGTTGTTTTTTTTGCCACTGATTTCACAGATTAAAAGGATTAAGCTTGTTCTGAATATTCTTTTCTAAATCTGTGAGGTCTGTGGTGTAACTTATTCTTATCTCAAAGCATAATAAATAAAAACAATTCGTGAAAATTCGTGTAATTCGTGTTCAAAATTATTTTTAAATGGCAACTTAAATCCCTACTTTAAATTATATCTCAAACCAAAGAAGCCTCTAATGGTTTGGTTTTGTCCATAAACATAAGTTGTGTCAAAAGTCAAACCGTACGGATTATCTGAAGTAGTCACAATTTGCCCTTTTGGAACTACTTGTCCATTTAAGCCAACATTTGTTCCATCTGATGTTTGCACATTTTTATCGAAAGGATCATTTGTTCTTGAAATCAAAAAGGGATTATTGCGTTTTGGTGTAAAATTCAACAGGTTTTTAATTCCCCCGTACACTTCAAAATTCTTCCATCCGAAATACGTAAACTGAATGTTCTGAATACTATACCACGGCGATTTCGGGCTTCTCGGGTCTAAATCACTTAATAAAGGTAACTTCATCGGGCTGTACACATTCCCCGTATAATCCAACAATAAATTTAGTGAATCTATTTTATATGAAACACTCCAGGTTGCTGTGAATTTCTCGGTTAAAAAAGGTGTTGCCGAAACTCCATTTTCTACATTTTTATTATCCAGTAGCGTTGCACCAACAATAAACTTTAAACCTGATGGAAAATTAAGATCCACATTCGTACTGATTCCCTGACTTAACGCATAACCATTGATGTTATCGTAAATGATTTTATTCGGATCGCTTTCGTAATCTGAAACAATTTTATTACTGAATCGAGTATAAAAAGCCGTTGTTTCGATCCCCATAAAAGTTCCGTTTCCAAAATTGATTTTCTGTATGTAATTCAGATTCACATTAACGGATCGCTCCGGTTTTAAATCACTTTTGATCACCACATCTCTGGAGCCAGTAAGTGCTGCGTGGTCTTCGGTAAATAGATTCACTACCCGAAATCCGGTTCCCGCGTTCAATCTGAAAATAGTGTTTGGATTTTTCTTCCATCGATAGGCTACTCTGGGAGTATAAATAGAACCGTGAATCGAATTGTAATCGTATCGCATTCCTAACAAAACCTGACTTTTTGGAGAAATCGTGATTTCATCCTGAACAAAAATTCCGGGTAACCAGGTACTTTCGGCTTCTTTAGTTGCGGTTGTATTGTCGTCGTAGTAAGAATAACGATTGGCAATTCCGGCCAGAAAATCGTTTCTACCCATTTTTTTATCCCAGGTCAATTGCAAAAATCCAATTTTCTGATTGGCGATATAAGAGGTCGTTCCGTAGCGACTGTCCTGATAATGCACATTTCCGGAGAAAGACACCATCAATTTTTCTTCAAAAGGCAATTGATAACTTCCTATTAATTCTCCTCTTTTGGTGTAAATGCTTTCTCCATAAATTTCATCCCCTCCGCGGAATTTCTTCTCCCAACGCACATCTCCACCCCAGCGATCTTCGTACATTCCTCTTGCAGCAATGGTAAACAAACGGTTATTGTCTCTCAAAAAACTCCACTTATTAAAAACTGAAATTCGTTCTGACAAGGTTACATCGGTAAAATTATCACGATCCTTATCGATAATCTGATTGTAATTGAAGTAATTAACCCCTAAAAGCGTTGTTGCTTTTTTTGACGGATTGAATTTCATTCCTAAATCGACATTGGTTTCTAAATAGGAAGTCGTAAAAACATCAGCAGAAAACAACGGCGCGTTAGTCGGATTTTTGGTAATGATATTGATCAAGCCTCCCACAGCCTCACTTCCGTACAAGGAGGAAGCCGGGCCTTTTACGATTTCAATGCGTTCTACAAGCGAATTTGGAATTCCGGATAGTCCATAAACCGTTGATAGACTACTCACAATTGGCATCCCGTCAATTAAAATCAAAGTATATGGTCCTTCAAGACCATTAATATGAATGTCTCCCGTATTGCAGACCCCACAATTCAACTGAGGCCGAACACCGTTTATATTTTGAAGTGCCTCATAAATACTAGGCGTTGGGTTTTTCTTGAAGAAAACCGTAGAATAAACCTCAACCGGAACGGCACTTTCTAATCGCTTTACGGGTTTTAGAGTTCCGGAAACCACCACTTCATTGAGTTCGTTATCGTTGTCTTTTAATTCAAAATCAAGATTCAGTTTTTCATTCTCTGCAACCAAAATCCTTTGAGTTACGGGTTTAAATCCCATAGAGGTAACCTGAATTTTATATTCTCCCTGAGGAATGCTCTCCAATTTATAATACCCTAAACTATCAGCTTCTGTTTTAAATGCAGTATTTAACAAGGTAATTTTAATCAATTGAGCGTCATTATCCCTGTTTACCTTTCCCGAAATAGTTTGCGAATGAACCATTTTCGCAGAAAATAAAAACAAGACTAAAAATAAATATTTCATTCTATATAAATTAATTTTTAGGCAAATCTAAAAATTAAATTTGACAAATAATGTTTACAAGGCTAAAAACTTAAAAATGAAATCATTTAGTGGGTTTGGATAAAAGAAAAAACACACAGAATCATAAGAAAAACCGAGCTAAACCTAACCAAAAACCTATTTAACTCTGTAACCTTTAAAAAACAAAACCCCTTTTAATTAAGTAAAGGAAATTATGATTCCATGTGTTATAAAAGAATAAGGAGATCCTTAAACGAAACTTTCATCGATAAGTTCTCTATTAATTGAAGCTCCTGCAAAAGAGCCTGAAGAAA is a window from the Flavobacterium cupriresistens genome containing:
- a CDS encoding tetratricopeptide repeat protein, with the protein product MKNTILGLSFLFTLLSFGQVSVNKAHDAIIEEFLTNGAEKHNYIFEMTEWQNCLDEGLKKDSTVAQLWQQKAMPYFKCRKYEVGMTFLDKAVLYDKQEWLPYRGFMKCIFSKNYKEAIADFEECIKLYGNGYRMDHSYRFYIGLCYLQLNEYEKAEKIIGDYVDDIYTNRQQLEHPTAYFYQGIAKYELKKWDEAIAVFDKALKIYPEFSDVKYYKAICWLKQGKSRVEVVALIDSAKEDAAKGFTINEDNTVYETYPYQVKFRK
- a CDS encoding lycopene cyclase family protein, which encodes MHSSQIKHFDYIFTGTGLSALMTVYKMVLSGKFSTKSILLLDASSKQSNDRTWCFWSEEETIWDSVISKKWDAALFANQDFKRDLDLRPYQYNQIRGLDFYSFVLKALLKESNITFLTDKVTDINELDTHVYVGTEDNSYTCSHLFNSIYTKAFAENQSQYAVLQQHFIGWLVKSESEIFNPEQVTFMDFSVEQKENTRFMYVLPISKTEALVEYTLFSEKLLPEEEYEKEIQNYLKNLGATAYEILEKEQGSIPMTCFPFWERNTKRVLNIGTAGGWTKASTGYTFKNSDKKSTELVAFLLDNPSTSLKMKDFHKKSRFWFYDLLLLDILYRHNELGNRIFSALFKKGNPVFIFKFLDEETTLIQDVKVILKCPKTPFIKALFGLIFLSNKYNQNQ
- a CDS encoding thioredoxin family protein, whose protein sequence is MGKLTLIIFFLGITSTGFCQLKSTPFEAIDSLQQIQKKNVIVFIHTDWCQFCQRMKSMTFNNHEIIDKLNSDFYFIDLNAEEKRDISFNNQVFKYRPSGNNVGINELAVQLGTINKQIAYPVLCVLNANNEIILQYNSYLNEADFKLFLEIAKE
- a CDS encoding BrxA/BrxB family bacilliredoxin, with translation MYPEEMVKPMQAELTAAGFQDLHSADAVDNAIKAEGTTLVVVNSVCGCAARNARPGAKMSLEGAKKPDHLITVFAGVDKEAVDAARQHMFPFPPSSPSMALFKNGELVHMLERHHIEGRPAELIAENLQDAFNEYC
- a CDS encoding TolC family protein, translated to MMKNLKLVLVLLAIAVFPYSCMVGPKYSKPEQPKTDSFQFGNKTTDTTANVTTLKWSTIFNDDVLIGLIQKGIQNNYDLKIALARLEQAKANLGIAKADLYPSFQYSGQVNSAQTFLQQTSLTANMSWELDFWGKFRHQNKALQSELLATDEARKVVLSTIVSTIAVSYFELRDFDNQLEITQHTLETRQKAYDIINERFKSGYVAELDKVQIEQQVAIAEANIPLIKRQITALENSISVLIGQVPAPIERGKTNNDLLILSTFPTSVPSALLENRPDVKRTELLYRASNERIGVAQAMRYPSFNIAALAGFVSPTIGDLFTDASYLQNIGAGVSGPLFNFGKNKRRVEVNRQIAEENKLVFQKTYLIAISEVENALQNVAMYKEEWTARNRQIVAAQKNYDLSNARYYNGYVSYLEVLDAQRSLFEAQLSLSQLTQKQLSSMVLLYKALGGGWN
- a CDS encoding TonB-dependent receptor encodes the protein MKYLFLVLFLFSAKMVHSQTISGKVNRDNDAQLIKITLLNTAFKTEADSLGYYKLESIPQGEYKIQVTSMGFKPVTQRILVAENEKLNLDFELKDNDNELNEVVVSGTLKPVKRLESAVPVEVYSTVFFKKNPTPSIYEALQNINGVRPQLNCGVCNTGDIHINGLEGPYTLILIDGMPIVSSLSTVYGLSGIPNSLVERIEIVKGPASSLYGSEAVGGLINIITKNPTNAPLFSADVFTTSYLETNVDLGMKFNPSKKATTLLGVNYFNYNQIIDKDRDNFTDVTLSERISVFNKWSFLRDNNRLFTIAARGMYEDRWGGDVRWEKKFRGGDEIYGESIYTKRGELIGSYQLPFEEKLMVSFSGNVHYQDSRYGTTSYIANQKIGFLQLTWDKKMGRNDFLAGIANRYSYYDDNTTATKEAESTWLPGIFVQDEITISPKSQVLLGMRYDYNSIHGSIYTPRVAYRWKKNPNTIFRLNAGTGFRVVNLFTEDHAALTGSRDVVIKSDLKPERSVNVNLNYIQKINFGNGTFMGIETTAFYTRFSNKIVSDYESDPNKIIYDNINGYALSQGISTNVDLNFPSGLKFIVGATLLDNKNVENGVSATPFLTEKFTATWSVSYKIDSLNLLLDYTGNVYSPMKLPLLSDLDPRSPKSPWYSIQNIQFTYFGWKNFEVYGGIKNLLNFTPKRNNPFLISRTNDPFDKNVQTSDGTNVGLNGQVVPKGQIVTTSDNPYGLTFDTTYVYGQNQTIRGFFGLRYNLK